The following coding sequences lie in one Paramormyrops kingsleyae isolate MSU_618 chromosome 15, PKINGS_0.4, whole genome shotgun sequence genomic window:
- the btbd2a gene encoding BTB/POZ domain-containing protein 2: protein MRCCVYLFHSAPQCSKSKMAAGESGARAPCLSFSAPGPLGNVQPSNSAHSSPASNGASAGATGGAQGATGHSNPQPGRGSGGGAGVALGAPPNTRNPSQASAAQNAPAAATNMTAAATAAAASSAAAIATPPPVPAAPPSAAVLVYREPVYNWQATKSTVKERFAFLFNNEVLSDVHFLVGKGMGVQRIPAHRFVLAVGSAVFDAMFNGGMATTSTEIELPDVEPAAFLALLKFLYSDEVQIGPETVMTTLYTAKKYAVPALEAHCVEFLKKNLRADNAFMLLTQARLFDEPQLASLCLENIDKNTADALAAEGFTDIDLDTLVAVLERDTLGVREVCLFAAAVRWAEAEAQRQQLQPTPENKRKALGKALALIRFPLMTIEEFAAGPAQSSILTDREVVSLFLHFTVNPKPRVEFIDRPRCCLRGKECSITRFGQVESRWGYSGTSDRIRFSVNRRIFVVGFGLYGSIHGPTDYQVNIQIIHTDSNTVLGQNDTGFSCDGSANTFRVMFKEPVEILPNVNYTACATLKGPDSHYGTKGMRKVTHEAAATGTKTCFTFCYAAGNNNGTSVEDGQIPEVIFYT from the exons ATGCGCTGCTGTGTGTATTTATTTCACTCCGCTCCGCAGTGCTCgaaatccaagatggctgcgggGGAGAGCGGTGCGAGAGCTCCATGTCTCAGTTTCTCGGCACCCGGGCCTTTGGGCAACGTTCAGCCGAGCAACAGCGCTCATTCTTCTCCGGCCAGCAACGGGGCGTCGGCGGGAGCGACTGGCGGAGCGCAGGGGGCCACGGGGCACTCTAACCCCCAGCCGGGCCGAGGTAGCGGAGGAGGCGCCGGTGTTGCTTTAGGCGCTCCGCCGAACACGCGCAACCCTAGCCAGGCATCGGCGGCTCAGAACGCGCCGGCCGCTGCGACAAACATGACGGCGGCGGCGACGGCAGCGGCCGCTTCCTCGGCAGCCGCGATCGCTACGCCTCCCCCGGTGCCGGCCGCTCCGCCGTCGGCCGCCGTCTTGGTGTACCGAGAGCCCGTCTACAACTGGCAAGCGACGAAAAGCACCGTCAAGGAGAGGTTCGCCTTCCTGTTCAACAACGAGGTGCTCAGCGACGTGCATTTTTTAGTGGGCAAAGGGATGGGTGTGCAGCGAATACCCGCGCACAG GTTCGTTCTGGCAGTTGGCAGTGCGGTGTTCGATGCCATGTTCAATGGGGGTATGGCCACGACCTCTACTGAGATAGAGCTACCTGACGTGGAGCCGGCCGCTTTCCTCGCGCTTCTCAA GTTCCTGTATTCGGATGAAGTGCAGATTGGCCCTGAGACGGTCATGACCACGCTCTACACGGCAAAGAAGTACGCCGTGCCGGCTCTGGAGGCCCACTGCGTGGAGTTCCTCAAGAAGAACCTGCGTGCTGATAACGCTTTCATGCTGCTCACGCAG GCACGGCTCTTTGACGAGCCTCAGCTGGCCAGTCTGTGCTTGGAGAACATAGACAAGAACACGGCGGACGCCCTGGCGGCTGAGGGCTTCACAGACATCGACTTGG ACACCCTGGTGGCCGTGTTGGAGAGGGACACTCTGGGTGTCAGAGAGGTGTGTCTGTTTGCGGCAGCGGTCCGCTGGGCGGAGGCAGAAGCCCAGAGGCAGCAGCTCCAGCCCACACCGGAGAACAAGCGCAAGGCGCTCGGCAAGGCCCTGGCACTCATCCGCTTTCCACTCATGACCATCGAGGAGTTTGCCGCAG GCCCTGCTCAGTCCAGCATCCTGACGGACCGGGAGGTGGTCAGCCTATTCCTGCACTTCACGGTGAACCCCAAGCCGCGCGTGGAGTTCATCGATAGGCCGCGGTGCTGCCTGCGGGGGAAGGAATGCAGCATCACGCGCTTCGGCCAAGTGGAGAGCCGCTGGGGCTACAGCGGGACCAGCGACCGCATCCG GTTCTCAGTGAATCGCAGGATATTCGTGGTTGGATTTGGCCTCTATGGCTCAATACATGGACCTACAGACTATCAAGTTAACATACAG ATCATTCACACAGACAGCAACACAGTCCTGGGCCAAAATGACACTGGCTTCAGCTGTGATGGGTCTGCAAACACCTTCCGCGTCATGTTCAAGGAGCCAGTGGAGATCCTTCCCAACGTGAACTACACGGCTTGTGCCACACTCAAG GGTCCAGACTCTCACTATGGCACCAAGGGCATGAGGAAGGTGACCCACGAGGCCGCAGCCACGGGCACCAAAACCTGCTTCACGTTTTGCTATGCAGCGGGCAATAACAATGGCACCTCTGTGGAAGATGGTCAGATTCCTGAGGTCATCTTTTACACATAA
- the LOC111860207 gene encoding elongation factor 2b, which yields MVNFTVDQIRGIMDKKSNIRNMSVIAHVDHGKSTLTDSLVSKAGIIASARAGETRFTDTRKDEQERCITIKSTAISMFYELSENDLAFIKQCKDGSGFLINLIDSPGHVDFSSEVTAALRVTDGALVVVDCVSGVCVQTETVLRQAIAERIKPVLMMNKMDRALLELQLEPEELYQTFQRIVENVNVIISTYGEDEGGPMGNIMVDPVIGTVGFGSGLHGWAFTLKQFAEMYVAKFAAKGDAQLGPAERCKKVEEMMKKLWGERYFDPASGKFSKTATGPDGKKLPRTFAQLILDPIFKVFDAIMNFRKEETAKLIEKLDIKLDTEDKDKEGKPLLKAVMRRWLPAGEALLQMITIHLPSPVTAQRYRCELLYEGPGDDEAAMGIKNCDPKAPLMMYISKMVPTSDKGRFYAFGRVFSGCVSTGLKVRIMGPNFAPGKKEDLYIKPIQRTILMMGRYVEPIEDVPCGNIVGLVGVDQFLVKTGTITTFEHAHNMRVMKFSVSPVVRVAVEAKNPADLPKLVEGLKRLAKSDPMVQCIIEESGEHIIAGAGELHLEICLKDLEEDHACIPLKKSDPVVSYRETVSEESDQMCLSKSPNKHNRLYMRARPFPDGLAEDIDKGEVTARQELKVRARYLSDKYEWEVTEARKIWCFGPDGTGPNVLVDVTKGVQYLNEIKDSVVAGFQWATKEGALCEENLRAVRFDIHDVTLHADAIHRGGGQIIPTARRVLYACQLTAKPRLMEPVYLVEIQCPEQVVGGIYGVLNRKRGHVFEESQVMGTPMFVVKAFLPVNESFGFTADLRSNTGGQAFPQCVFDHWQILQGDPFEANSRPSQVVGETRKRKGLKEGIPALDNFLDKL from the exons ATG GTCAACTTCACGGTAGACCAAATCCGTGGCATCATGGACAAAAAGTCCAACATCCGCAACATGTCTGTGATTGCGCATGTGGACCATGGGAAGTCCACTCTGACGGACTCGCTGGTTTCTAAGGCTGGCATCATCGCGTCCGCCCGGGCTGGCGAGACTCGCTTCACTGACACCAGGAAGGATGAGCAGGAGCGCTGCATCACCATCAAGTCAAC TGCCATCTCCATGTTCTATGAGCTCAGCGAAAACGATCTAGCCTTCATTAAGCAGTGCAAGGACGGGTCGGGCTTCTTGATCAACTTGATCGACTCGCCAGGTCACGTTGACTTCTCCTCTGAGGTCACGGCTGCCCTGCGTGTGACTGACGGCGCTTTGGTCGTTGTGGACTGCGTGTCTG gtgTGTGCGTGCAGACTGAGACTGTGCTGAGGCAGGCTATTGCGGAAAGGATCAAGCCGGTCCTGATGATGAACAAGATGGACCGCGCCCTGCTGGAGCTGCAGCTGGAGCCAGAGGAGCTGTACCAGACCTTCCAGCGCATCGTGGAGAACGTCAACGTCATCATCTCCACCTATGGGGAAGATGAAGGTGGGCCCATGGGTAATATCATG GTCGATCCAGTCATCGGCACTGTGGGGTTTGGATCGGGCCTCCACGGCTGGGCCTTCACCCTCAAGCAGTTCGCCGAGATGTATGTCGCCAAGTTCGCTGCTAAGGGTGACGCCCAGCTGGGACCAGCTGAACGCTGTAAGAAGGTGGAGGAGATGATGAAGAAGCTGTGGGGAGAACG CTACTTTGATCCAGCTTCCGGCAAATTCAGTAAAACTGCAACTGGACCTGATGGCAAGAAGCTCCCGCGTACTTTTGCTCAGCTCATCCTAGACCCCATCTTCAAG GTGTTTGATGCCATCATGAACTTCAGGAAGGAGGAGACTGCTAAGCTTATCGAGAAACTTGACATCAAGCTGGACACTGAGGACAAGGACAAGGAAGGCAAACCCCTGCTGAAGGCCGTCATGCGACGCTGGCTTCCTGCCGGCGAAGCTCTACTTCAGATGATCACCATCCACCTACCATCTCCCGTCACCGCCCAGAGATACCGCTGCGAGCTGCTCTATGAGGGACCAGGAGACGATGAAGCTGCTATGG GGATCAAGAACTGCGATCCCAAAGCCCCATTGATGATGTACATCTCCAAGATGGTACCGACCAGTGACAAAGGCCGCTTTTATGCTTTTGGCCGTGTTTTCTCTGGTTGTGTTTCGACTGGCCTGAAAGTGCGTATTATGGGACCAAACTTTGCCCCTGGCAAAAAGGAGGACCTCTATATCAAACCTATCCAGAG aactatTCTGATGATGGGACGCTACGTGGAGCCCATTGAGGATGTACCATGCGGGAACATTGTCGGTCTGGTTGGCGTGGACCAATTCCTGGTAAAGACTGGGACCATCACCACCTTCGAACATGCCCATAACATGAGGGTGATGAAGTTCAGCGTGAGCCCTGTGGTGAGGGTGGCTGTTGAGGCCAAGAACCCAGCGGACCTGCCCAAGCTGGTGGAGGGCCTGAAGCGTCTGGCCAAATCGGACCCCATGGTGCAGTGCATCATCGAGGAGTCCGGCGAGCACATCATCGCCGGAGCTGGGGAGTTGCACCTGGAGATCTGCCTCAAAGATCTGGAGGAGGACCATGCCTGCATTCCACTGAAG AAATCCGACCCGGTGGTGTCTTACAGAGAGACTGTGTCTGAGGAGTCCGACCAGATGTGCCTGTCCAAATCGCCCAACAAGCACAACCGCCTATACATGCGTGCCCGGCCCTTCCCTGATGGCCTGGCCGAGGACATCGACAAAGGGGAGGTCACCGCCAGGCAGGAGCTGAAGGTCCGGGCTCGTTACTTGTCCGACAAGTACGAGTGGGAGGTCACAGAGGCCCGGAAGATCTGGTGCTTTGGACCTGATGGAACCGGGCCCAACGTATTGGTCGACGTTACCAAGGGTGTACAGTACCTGAACGAGATCAAAGACAGCGTGGTGGCCGGGTTCCAGTGGGCAACTAAGGAG GGGGCCTTGTGCGAAGAGAACTTGCGCGCCGTCCGGTTTGACATCCACGACGTTACACTGCACGCAGACGCAATCCACCGTGGAGGCGGCCAGATCATCCCGACTGCCCGAAGAGTGCTGTACGCGTGTCAACTCACTGCCAAGCCCAGGCTCATGGAGCCGGTCTACCTGGTCGAGATCCAG tgcCCAGAGCAGGTCGTGGGAGGCATCTACGGTGTGCTGAACAGGAAGCGTGGTCACGTGTTCGAGGAGTCTCAAGTCATGGGCACGCCCATGTTTGTCGTCAAGGCTTTCCTGCCCGTTAACGAATCATTTG GCTTCACCGCTGATCTCCGCTCCAACACCGGTGGCCAGGCCTTCCCTCAGTGCGTGTTTGACCACTGGCAGATTCTCCAGGGTGACCCCTTCGAGGCCAACTCCAGGCCCTCCCAGGTCGTCGGCGAGACGCGCAAACGCAAGGGGCTCAAGGAGGGCATCCCCGCCCTCGACAACTTCCTGGACAAGTTGTAA